A part of Oceaniferula flava genomic DNA contains:
- a CDS encoding alkaline phosphatase D family protein codes for MIIRIFLSLLFCCTPLLAEELHHQTLPNDNPRITLSHFAFGSCWKSSHSQKHWQPIVSNKPQLWLWLGDNIYADTHDMGVMKKKYAELGATTGYRQLAASCPVLATWDDHDYGWNDAGSEYPERKESEQLFLEFFDERPDSPRRKREGVYTSYYFGEGDKRVQLILLDTRYFRSELKRIDGKPPYRPMGRWTPDESPEKTMLGDAQWKWLEGELQKPARIRLIGTSIQFAAHHTGYEAWNNLPREQQRLVDLIVKHRAEGVVFLSGDIHSAELNVMDPENCYSLVDFTSSSLNVPLGAARTRRRVGPGYGGANFAMVDIDWEAKDPTITLAIKDTNNETRLQHRVQLSELTFDKTNLIAHATYENLAGKWETFYGPLTLTKKSDGKWSGHCADRKLSLKESSYGLEGSWQGEKRSGKVRFELTRDGQFLRGSYSYEELPLQLEWSGWKMDWEKYFTRDDYHLRSKN; via the coding sequence ATGATAATCCGGATTTTTCTAAGTTTACTTTTCTGCTGCACTCCCCTCCTTGCCGAGGAACTCCATCATCAGACATTGCCTAACGATAACCCCCGCATCACGCTGAGTCATTTTGCCTTTGGCTCCTGTTGGAAATCGTCGCACTCGCAGAAACACTGGCAGCCGATCGTTTCTAACAAACCACAACTCTGGCTGTGGCTTGGCGATAACATCTATGCCGATACCCATGACATGGGCGTGATGAAAAAGAAATACGCCGAGCTGGGGGCAACCACTGGCTACCGTCAACTCGCGGCCAGCTGTCCGGTTCTAGCGACTTGGGACGACCACGACTACGGCTGGAATGATGCCGGCAGTGAGTATCCGGAGCGCAAGGAGTCCGAGCAACTTTTCCTCGAGTTCTTCGATGAGCGACCCGATAGTCCACGGCGAAAGCGCGAGGGGGTCTATACCAGCTACTACTTTGGCGAGGGAGACAAGCGGGTGCAGTTAATTTTGTTAGATACTCGCTATTTCCGATCGGAACTGAAACGCATTGATGGAAAACCGCCCTACCGTCCCATGGGACGCTGGACACCTGACGAGTCGCCAGAGAAGACCATGTTAGGCGATGCTCAGTGGAAGTGGTTAGAAGGAGAGCTTCAGAAACCGGCCCGCATTCGCCTGATCGGCACGAGCATTCAGTTCGCCGCGCATCACACAGGCTATGAGGCCTGGAATAACCTCCCTCGCGAGCAGCAACGCTTGGTGGATTTGATCGTGAAGCATCGGGCGGAGGGTGTTGTTTTTCTGAGTGGTGATATTCACAGTGCCGAGCTCAATGTGATGGATCCTGAAAACTGCTACTCCTTGGTCGATTTCACCAGCAGCTCGCTGAACGTGCCACTCGGAGCCGCCCGCACCCGCCGCAGGGTGGGCCCCGGTTACGGTGGGGCGAATTTTGCGATGGTGGATATCGATTGGGAAGCCAAAGACCCGACCATCACGCTGGCAATCAAAGACACGAACAACGAAACCCGTTTACAACATCGCGTGCAGCTTTCGGAGCTAACATTCGACAAGACCAACCTCATCGCGCACGCAACTTACGAGAACTTGGCGGGGAAATGGGAAACCTTCTACGGTCCGCTCACACTTACCAAAAAAAGTGATGGCAAGTGGTCCGGCCACTGCGCGGATCGCAAGCTCTCGCTGAAGGAATCCTCCTACGGTCTCGAGGGGTCTTGGCAGGGAGAAAAACGCAGCGGCAAGGTGCGCTTCGAACTCACACGTGACGGGCAATTCCTCAGAGGCTCCTATTCCTACGAAGAGCTGCCACTACAGCTTGAGTGGTCGGGCTGGAAGATGGACTGGGAGAAATATTTCACCCGTGACGATTACCATTTACGCAGTAAGAACTAG
- a CDS encoding GbsR/MarR family transcriptional regulator has product MKGNTENTTPKLDEVRDGFIAQWGAFGSQWGINRTMAQIHALLMTGTDALSTDEVMEKLTISRGNAHTNLKELVSWGLVRIIVRKGERKEFFEAEKDVWKIFTIILRERQRREIDPALELLRDCQQETKDLKGTEAEAFRNQVKELEQFVSFARNVGGKVGKLSYGPAMKLAAKVLG; this is encoded by the coding sequence ATGAAGGGCAACACGGAAAACACCACCCCAAAGCTCGATGAAGTCCGCGATGGATTCATCGCCCAGTGGGGAGCCTTTGGCAGCCAATGGGGGATCAACCGCACCATGGCCCAGATCCATGCCCTCCTCATGACCGGCACCGATGCCTTGAGCACCGATGAAGTCATGGAAAAGCTCACCATCAGCCGCGGCAATGCCCACACCAACCTCAAGGAACTGGTGAGCTGGGGCCTGGTCCGTATCATCGTTAGGAAAGGGGAGCGTAAAGAATTCTTCGAGGCCGAAAAGGATGTCTGGAAGATCTTCACCATCATCCTGCGCGAACGCCAACGCCGCGAGATCGACCCCGCTTTGGAGCTTCTGCGCGATTGCCAACAGGAGACTAAAGACCTCAAGGGCACCGAGGCCGAAGCCTTCCGCAACCAGGTAAAAGAATTGGAGCAATTCGTCAGCTTCGCCCGCAACGTCGGCGGCAAAGTCGGCAAGCTCTCCTACGGCCCTGCGATGAAACTCGCAGCCAAAGTCCTGGGCTAA
- a CDS encoding YqjF family protein — translation MKPFINVHWKNLLVVNYRVDPAALGLLEDELPVGTELDGFHGEHYVSVVAFQFQKTRILGIPMPFYRDFAEINLRFYVRRKVDGAWRRGVVFVKEIVPCRLPAMVANKIFKENFHIRALTCGSDDKTLNYQWIDGGELQQLEIDRNTQLETPAPGSLTEHIIDHYWAYKKINDTTTGEFQVTHRAWQTHPCPAARIDLNIAQVYGQQWANALTPVSTFYADGSQVQVTKPKKLRN, via the coding sequence ATGAAACCCTTCATCAATGTTCACTGGAAAAACCTGCTGGTAGTCAACTACCGCGTGGACCCGGCTGCGCTTGGCTTATTGGAAGACGAGTTACCTGTTGGCACGGAACTCGACGGTTTTCACGGCGAGCACTACGTCAGCGTGGTCGCCTTCCAATTTCAAAAGACCCGCATTCTCGGCATCCCCATGCCGTTTTACCGCGACTTCGCCGAGATCAACCTACGCTTCTACGTGCGTCGCAAAGTGGACGGGGCATGGCGACGCGGGGTGGTATTCGTCAAAGAGATCGTGCCCTGCCGACTCCCGGCCATGGTCGCTAACAAAATCTTCAAAGAAAACTTCCACATCCGCGCACTGACATGCGGCAGCGATGACAAAACTCTCAACTACCAATGGATCGACGGGGGAGAGCTGCAACAGCTGGAAATCGATCGCAACACCCAACTCGAAACGCCCGCCCCCGGCAGCCTTACCGAGCACATCATCGATCACTACTGGGCCTATAAAAAGATCAACGACACCACCACCGGCGAATTCCAAGTCACCCACCGCGCCTGGCAAACCCACCCCTGTCCAGCCGCCCGCATCGACCTCAACATCGCCCAAGTCTACGGCCAACAATGGGCCAATGCCCTCACCCCAGTCAG